Proteins encoded by one window of Nicotiana tabacum cultivar K326 chromosome 10, ASM71507v2, whole genome shotgun sequence:
- the LOC107804414 gene encoding uncharacterized protein LOC107804414 isoform X1, with amino-acid sequence MQVHITQNQSSSLLAFPTISTRKIQNPKKGQLKTIQMALLSPSTSSCITNSLFKSHFIIRNHLEPPWQCQKRSLFILTENVTNIHKPTRVSFQLPPLLHLRLGLRFCSLPFSSRFLLPCTSLPLLRRLRSPHLSSPMSSLTSDQNSNATPDAKTVRAVIKGRVQGVFYRDWTVENAKELGLKGWVRNRRDGSVEALFSGSPEKVQEMEQRCRRGPPAAIVTGLDVFPCDDDPGTGFERRQTG; translated from the exons ATGCAAGTCCACATCACTCAGAATCAAAGCTCATCACTCTTAGCTTTTCCCACCATATCTACGCGAAAAATCCAGAACCCAAAAAAAGGTCAACTGAAAACGATTCAAATGGCATTGTTGTCACCCTCCACATCATCTTGTATCACAAACTCGCTCTTCAAATCCCACTTTATTATTAGGAACCATCTTGAGCCGCCATGGCAATGTCAAAAAAGAAGCTTGTTTATTCTTACCGAAAATGTTACTAATATACATAAACCAACACGAGTCTCCTTTCAGCTTCCTCCTTTACTACATCTTCGTCTTGGTCTTCGTTTTTGTTCTCTTCCGTTTAGCTCTCGTTTTCTTCTTCCTTGTACTTCTCTTCCTCTTCTGCGCAGACTTCGTTCACCTCATCTCTCATCTCCTATGTCCTCCTTAACCTCTGATCAGAATTCCAATGCTACCCCTGATGCTAAAACT GTTAGAGCTGTGATTAAGGGGAGAGTGCAAGGGGTGTTTTACAGGGACTGGACTGTGGAGAATGCTAAGGAATTGGGATTGAAGGGTTGGGTTCGAAATCGGAGAGATGGATCTGTGGAGGCTTTGTTTTCTGGAAGCCCGGAAAAGGTTCAGGAAATGGAGCAAAGGTGCCGGAGAGGTCCACCAGCTGCTATTGTCACTGGACTAGATGTCTTCCCTTGTGATGATGACCCTGGAACTGGGTTCGAGCGCAGACAAACTGGTTGA
- the LOC107804414 gene encoding uncharacterized protein LOC107804414 isoform X2, translating into MALLSPSTSSCITNSLFKSHFIIRNHLEPPWQCQKRSLFILTENVTNIHKPTRVSFQLPPLLHLRLGLRFCSLPFSSRFLLPCTSLPLLRRLRSPHLSSPMSSLTSDQNSNATPDAKTVRAVIKGRVQGVFYRDWTVENAKELGLKGWVRNRRDGSVEALFSGSPEKVQEMEQRCRRGPPAAIVTGLDVFPCDDDPGTGFERRQTG; encoded by the exons ATGGCATTGTTGTCACCCTCCACATCATCTTGTATCACAAACTCGCTCTTCAAATCCCACTTTATTATTAGGAACCATCTTGAGCCGCCATGGCAATGTCAAAAAAGAAGCTTGTTTATTCTTACCGAAAATGTTACTAATATACATAAACCAACACGAGTCTCCTTTCAGCTTCCTCCTTTACTACATCTTCGTCTTGGTCTTCGTTTTTGTTCTCTTCCGTTTAGCTCTCGTTTTCTTCTTCCTTGTACTTCTCTTCCTCTTCTGCGCAGACTTCGTTCACCTCATCTCTCATCTCCTATGTCCTCCTTAACCTCTGATCAGAATTCCAATGCTACCCCTGATGCTAAAACT GTTAGAGCTGTGATTAAGGGGAGAGTGCAAGGGGTGTTTTACAGGGACTGGACTGTGGAGAATGCTAAGGAATTGGGATTGAAGGGTTGGGTTCGAAATCGGAGAGATGGATCTGTGGAGGCTTTGTTTTCTGGAAGCCCGGAAAAGGTTCAGGAAATGGAGCAAAGGTGCCGGAGAGGTCCACCAGCTGCTATTGTCACTGGACTAGATGTCTTCCCTTGTGATGATGACCCTGGAACTGGGTTCGAGCGCAGACAAACTGGTTGA
- the LOC107804414 gene encoding uncharacterized protein LOC107804414 isoform X3 encodes MLPLMLKLLCTTKEKSVFPYLHSFGKEDSVEPPCLNLTPPWLQVRAVIKGRVQGVFYRDWTVENAKELGLKGWVRNRRDGSVEALFSGSPEKVQEMEQRCRRGPPAAIVTGLDVFPCDDDPGTGFERRQTG; translated from the exons ATGCTACCCCTGATGCTAAAACT TTTATGTACCACAAAAGAAAAATCAGTTTTCCCCTATTTGCATAGTTTCGGCAAAGAGGATTCAGTTGAACCCCCTTGCTTGAACCTAACTCCGCCCTGGCTGCAG GTTAGAGCTGTGATTAAGGGGAGAGTGCAAGGGGTGTTTTACAGGGACTGGACTGTGGAGAATGCTAAGGAATTGGGATTGAAGGGTTGGGTTCGAAATCGGAGAGATGGATCTGTGGAGGCTTTGTTTTCTGGAAGCCCGGAAAAGGTTCAGGAAATGGAGCAAAGGTGCCGGAGAGGTCCACCAGCTGCTATTGTCACTGGACTAGATGTCTTCCCTTGTGATGATGACCCTGGAACTGGGTTCGAGCGCAGACAAACTGGTTGA